Proteins encoded within one genomic window of Hevea brasiliensis isolate MT/VB/25A 57/8 chromosome 8, ASM3005281v1, whole genome shotgun sequence:
- the LOC110654593 gene encoding uncharacterized protein LOC110654593 isoform X1 has product MAFFASISASTLSVPTPIRRPIMISRRLLCPLATLSSSSSPESASASASTRTIDSSKNPSTPFVESSRPHDSSFNYARANPTGSSPFVRFVLSTESNIERLIFDFRFLALLAIGGSLAGSLLCFLNGCVYIFDAYKVYWTSCVKGIHSGQMVLRLVEAIDVYLAGTVMLIFGMGLYGLFISNVPPDVPSHVDRALKGSSLFGMFALKERPKWMKISSLDELKTKVGHVIVMILLVKMFERSKMVTIATGMDLLSYSVCIFLSSASLYILHNLHKSD; this is encoded by the exons ATGGCTTTCTTTGCTTCTATCTCCGCTTCTACGCTCTCTGTACCAACCCCAATTCGCAGGCCGATAATGATTTCGCGCCGTTTGTTGTGTCCCTTAGCTACTCTAAGTTCATCATCTTCCCCTGAATCAGCATCTGCTTCAGCTTCAACTAGAACCATTGATTCCTCCAAGAACCCATCTACACCGTTTGTTGAATCCTCTAGACCCCATGATTCCAGCTTCAACTATGCACGTGCTAACCCAACAGGTAGCAGCCCATTTGTGCGGTTTGTTCTCTCTACTGAATCTAACATTGAGAGG CTAATCTTTGATTTCCGTTTCTTGGCACTTCTGGCTATTGGAGGCTCATTGGCTGGTTCACTTTTGTGCTTCTTAAAT ggttgtgtttacatttttgatgCATATAAAGTCTATTGGACAAGCTGTGTTAAAGGAATTCACTCTGGACAGATGGTTCTGCGCTTAGTTGAAGCTATTG ATGTTTATCTTGCTGGGACTGTGATGCTAATCTTTGGCATGGGCTTATACGGATTATTTATCAGCAATGTGCCTCCTGATGTTCCTTCCCATGTCGACCGAGCTCTGAAAGGCTCTTCCTTATTTGGAATGTTTGCTTTGAAG GAGAGGCCGAAATGGATGAAGATCAGCTCACTTGATGAACTGAAGACAAAAGTAGGGCATGTTATTGTTATGATTCTTCTGGTGAAGATGTTTGAGAGGAGCAAGATGGTAACAATAGCTACAGGAATGGATTTACTAAGCTATTCTGTTTGCATTTTCTTGTCATCTGCTTCTTTATACATCCTTCATAATCTGCACAAGTCAGACTAG
- the LOC110654593 gene encoding uncharacterized protein LOC110654593 isoform X2, whose amino-acid sequence MAFFASISASTLSVPTPIRRPIMISRRLLCPLATLSSSSSPESASASASTRTIDSSKNPSTPFVESSRPHDSSFNYARANPTGSSPFVRFVLSTESNIERGCVYIFDAYKVYWTSCVKGIHSGQMVLRLVEAIDVYLAGTVMLIFGMGLYGLFISNVPPDVPSHVDRALKGSSLFGMFALKERPKWMKISSLDELKTKVGHVIVMILLVKMFERSKMVTIATGMDLLSYSVCIFLSSASLYILHNLHKSD is encoded by the exons ATGGCTTTCTTTGCTTCTATCTCCGCTTCTACGCTCTCTGTACCAACCCCAATTCGCAGGCCGATAATGATTTCGCGCCGTTTGTTGTGTCCCTTAGCTACTCTAAGTTCATCATCTTCCCCTGAATCAGCATCTGCTTCAGCTTCAACTAGAACCATTGATTCCTCCAAGAACCCATCTACACCGTTTGTTGAATCCTCTAGACCCCATGATTCCAGCTTCAACTATGCACGTGCTAACCCAACAGGTAGCAGCCCATTTGTGCGGTTTGTTCTCTCTACTGAATCTAACATTGAGAGG ggttgtgtttacatttttgatgCATATAAAGTCTATTGGACAAGCTGTGTTAAAGGAATTCACTCTGGACAGATGGTTCTGCGCTTAGTTGAAGCTATTG ATGTTTATCTTGCTGGGACTGTGATGCTAATCTTTGGCATGGGCTTATACGGATTATTTATCAGCAATGTGCCTCCTGATGTTCCTTCCCATGTCGACCGAGCTCTGAAAGGCTCTTCCTTATTTGGAATGTTTGCTTTGAAG GAGAGGCCGAAATGGATGAAGATCAGCTCACTTGATGAACTGAAGACAAAAGTAGGGCATGTTATTGTTATGATTCTTCTGGTGAAGATGTTTGAGAGGAGCAAGATGGTAACAATAGCTACAGGAATGGATTTACTAAGCTATTCTGTTTGCATTTTCTTGTCATCTGCTTCTTTATACATCCTTCATAATCTGCACAAGTCAGACTAG